A region of the Haematobia irritans isolate KBUSLIRL chromosome 5, ASM5000362v1, whole genome shotgun sequence genome:
cccatctaacgaataaattttgaccatacgaatttgaacttaaacattccgcccgccttgcaacatccagctatgttgtaattgaaattcattAATTCATAGAATATTACATATGTACAATATATTgatatcaaaataaatataaaatgcgtTGTCAGTATCATTTTCAAattgagcaattttttttttattagttctttaaattttttcaaacttcatGAATTCTTAACTAAATGCTCGTAGAGCCGTTGACCCGGAGGGTCTGCAGTGTCTGGGTTATTGGCCAGGATGACCTACGACACTTATGGTTGGCATTGACCTGACACTATCCAGCCAAACATCGTTAGCTGCGCCAATGGGAATCCAGGACTCGAAAATATTTGTGTCTTTAGAACCCGTGCGTAGACATCGGGCCCTAGAACCAACCCCACCCCGGAAGGACGGTAAAACCTTGGGTCGGCCAGCTGGAGACACTCGAAATGTTCCCGTATCGTATCTGGAGCCGACGACGATGGGGTGACAACACGGGTCAGGTCTGTTACCCGGGCAGAAAAAACCAATTTACTTTCTGCATTGTGTCGGGAGACAGCAACAAGCGGACAAAATGCGTCATGCGACGTCATCGCTGAGACAAGCCGTAGGCTGAGAGCTAAACTTCTACAAATCATACTGTACCCCGCACACGGGTCGAGGACAGCTCGGACAGGAATTCGACGATCGGACAAGACAAGCAAGAGGACTATAGTGGGACCAAGCGTGACGGTTGGTTGTAGAACCAACATCGGACCAGATATGGGAGCGGTATTCGTGATACAGTACGCGGACGAGTTAACGGACGAACTTGACTTGGACTTTCTCGTCGACAAGGTTTGAGCGGAAGGACGTTGTTGCTGGTCAAATGAATGTAGCAGCGTATGGTGGCTATCTCCACATTCGCGGCACCTCTCGCGACTATTGCAGGTCGATCGCATGTGAGACCTGCCCAGACAGTTTGAACATACCCGATGCAACACTACAGTGCGCAATCGTTGCTCCAAACGCATGTTCAAAAATTTGCGACACGACCGTAGATTGTGACTTCGCATACACAACACACAGACATTCGAGTGCCCTCTTTTATTCACACCTGAATTCTTTTGGGCAGTCCCCGTAGGGGATGACGATGGTTTGGCTACGTTGGTTGCGGATACGTCAGCAGGAGCCGTATCAGCCCCCGACGGAGGGACAACTTTCTGCGTCGGTACTACCCCTTGTGAAGAGGCGACGACTGGGGTCATCCCGACGTCAGGGACCTGCTCGATGGCTGGTAACGGCTCGCGAAGAACCGGTGCaacattattttctaaaatctcTCTTTCCTCATCGGACATCGGGACGTCATCTTCGTAATCAGGGAGAGTCTTAATAATTTCCCTCATATCTTCCATTGTACTGCGAAAAGAAAGATGACGCTTACTATATGAACGATCGAAAACTATTCGGTCAGTATGACCAATTTTACCACCGGTCGTCTTACAACACCGTTTGCCGTTCTCACGTCTGCAACTCTAACGCGACCGTCAGATCCTGGGTGGACGTCATCCACACGACCTAATTTCCACGATGTAGGAGGCAATTGCTCATCACGAATTACTACCAAGTCCCCTACTTCGATATCACGCTGCGGAAATTTCCATTTATACCTTTTCTGTAAGCCTTTCAAATATTCATCTTTCCACCGTAAGCAGAACTGTTGCGACAGCGCCTTCATTTTCCCAAATCGATGCACCAAATGAAGTGGTGATTCCTCCTCTAACTGTTCAGGAGGCGCCAAGATCGGAgatcctaccaaaaaatggccAGGCGTAAGTGCTACCAATTCTTGAGAACTTTCACTCATTGGGCACAACGGCCTAGAATTTAAACAAGCCTCAATTCTCGAAAGAACAgtcgaaaactcttcaaatgtaaatttgaatCCTGATGCATGCTTCCTAAAATGCGTCTTGAAGCTTTTGACAGCAGCTTCCCAAAGACCACCCATATGTGGCGCCCCGGCAGGGATAAACTGCCAGGAAAGCTGCTGAAACTGGTATGCGGAACACACCTTATCACGTCCTTCTTTAAAAacacatctcaaatccttttccATTTCGCGTGAAGCGCCtacaaaatttgtaccattatcCGAAAAAATGGTCTTGGGACAACCGCGTCGAGATATAAATCTGTGAAAAGCGGCCAGAAACGTTGTCGTAGACAAGTCTGATGTGGCTTCCAAGTGTATGGCCTTCGTCGAAAAGCATACAAAAACGCAAACATAACCCTTTGTTATCTTACATGCGCGCCCTATAAATGACTTAATTTCGAAAGGCCCCGCAAAATCAACGCCAGTCGTAGTAAACGGTCTGGTAAGTACAGTTCTCTCCGGTGGGAGAGCCGCCATGATCTGCGTACAAGACTTCTTCCTATCCAACAGACACCGTTTACACCGGTTAATAGTCGATCTAATCAAAGATGTTAAACGAGGAATCCAATACTCAATCCGAATAAGACGTAGAACCAACTGGTTCCCTCCGTGAATAGATATGTCGTGAACATATTTCACTAGTAACCTAGCGAATCTACTATTATACGGCACTATAATTGGATGTCGCTCACTATACGACAGGGTAGGACACCTACTCAAACGACCATTCAACCTCATAACCCCCTCCTCATCCAGGAATGGATTCAATGACAACAACGAGCTCCTGGAACCTAACGGTTTCTTTTCCCTCAAACAATAGTACTCATCTGGATAATGAGCCCTTTGAGAAAGAACAGCTAGACGTAATCTCACTGCCTTTAATTCGGTTGCCGTCAACGTCGTGCCGTGATACACATTTCGACTAGCATGTGAATAATGGGTCCTGTGATAAAACCTAAATATATATGCGATGACTCGTAGAGCCCTATCTAACGAAGAAAACCTCTCTAAAATGTCCTCGTAGTTCGTAAAAAATGATGCGTGAGTCCTGACCGCCCGTACCTCAACGTCAGTCTCAAGAGGGGTGAAATCATTTATATCCCACTGAGAACTATCTGAGCAGAGCCACTCTGGTCCATGCCACCAAAGCGACGAAACCGCCAACTCTGCAGGCGACACTCCGCGACTTCCCAAGTCGGCCGGATTGTCCTCAGAGCGAACATGGTACCAATTCTGTCCCCCAGTATTCTCCTGAATCCTACATACGCGATTCGCAACGAAAGTAGACCACGTAGATGGCGTCTTTCGAAGCCAAGAGCGGACGATCGTAGAATCCGTCCAACAATAAACACGTCGAAATTCAATATCTAACTCCCTGGCTATAGACTTGTAAAGTTCTGAGGCCAAAACTGCCCCACAAAGCTCCAAACGTGGCAAAGATATAGATTTGATGGGGGCTACCTTAGTCTTACAAGATAGCAAATGGGTGAAGATATGTCCCTGCGGCGTAACCACACGAACATATACTACCCCCGCGTATGCTTTTTCCGAGGCGTcggaaaaaacatgtaattctacCTCACAGTCTGTGGAGTAATTGACCCATCGAGGAATAAGAACGTGATTCACATCCTGATAGGTCTCGACAAACTTTCGCCATTGTCGCTCAGTTTGTAACGGAAGAGACTCGTCCCATCCTATCTTATCCAACCAAACCTGTTGCATAATTATCTTCGCCACTATAATAACTGGCCCCAGCCAGCCAACAGGGTCAAATAGCCTAGCTATAGCCGATAAAACCTCTCTCTTCGTAAACCGAGATTTTCGCTCAATCGGTTTcatctcaaaataaaataagtccAACTGCGCATTCCACCTAATACCCAACGGCTTCGAACTACTAGCTTCAACAAACTCCAGTAATTTGGCGTCAACCAAATGGTCAGCCGAAAGCGATTCTAAAATGGCTAGCTCATTAGAAGTCCACTTCCTCAGTTCGAACTTTGCCGATGATAGTACTCTAATCAATTGGTCCCTAGATTCAACAGCAGTATCCACGTCATGGTACCCTGTCAAAACATCATCCACGTACATGCACCTTCGTAGAATATGTGCCGCGTGGGGATAGTCATCTTCGGAGTCATCGGCCAATTGCAATAACGTCCGTATGGCTAAATAGGGAGCACAATTCACTCCAAATGTCACGGTCTGCAGCTCATAGTCTTGTAGATCTTTTTGTGGGGAGTCCCTAAAGACAATTCGCTGCAGAGAAGTATGGGCCgaatttaccctaatttggcggTACATCTGTGTGATGTCGCAATTAAAAACATATCTGAAAAATCTCCACCTCAAAATCAAATGAACCAATTCCAATTGTAATGTGGGTCCCACATAAAGAATGTCGTTCAGACTTTTACCATTTGAGGTCTTATGCGAAGCATTAAAGACAACTCGAAGTTTGGACGTCAATTTGTCCGGATTGATTACCGGGTGGTGTGGCAAATAACACACAGTTTGATCTGCAGGAGAAGTCGACGACACTGGTCTCATATGTTGCAAGTCCCAATATTCTTTAATCACCCCGTCATACATTAATTTTGTTTCAGGCTTTCGTAAAAGCGAAGCCTCACCACGAATAAACTGCTTCAAACAACTTGTCCGCGAATGTCCAAGCAAAACTTGTCCCTTTAATTCGGGTTTTATCGGAAGAGTCACTACGTATCTTCCATCGGAATCCCTATATGtggtattcttaaaattttcttcacaaaatttatctGCGGGAGAACAAATTGCCCGTCTTGGTAAGTCCTCTAATTCCCAAAACCGAAGAAGAGTCTTGTCAAGACCATCTTCTTCCATAAATTCAACAGTCGTTGAAAAAACCGTCACATTAGAAGTGGGAATTGAACCAGTAATGAGCCAACCGAAGACTGTCTGTTGAGCAATCAAcgatcctaaaataccagacCGAACCCCCTGTAATATAATTCTGGGATACACGTCTGCCCCCAACAATAGATCAACCGGACGACTATCGAACAGATTAGGATCAGCTAAACGTAAATTAGGCAAACGTGACATATAATTCCGACCCACTTGGAAAGACGGTAAATTCCCAGAAATCTTAGGCAGGACCAACGCAGTCGCCTCTACCAAGACCGATTCATCTATTGGTGACCCTATACTCAGAGGGCAAATACCGCGAGAAGTTATCGAAACCGATTGATTCACGCCTGATATTGAAGACACCGCACTCGTTGTCGAAATTCTAAGCAACTTTTGCATATCTTCGGTAATAAAGGAGGCTTCTGATGCTGGGTCAATAAGAGCCCGAGCTGGGTACGTCATACCCTGATGAACGATGTTCACCATAGCCGTCCCTAATAGTACCGACCTGTTCTGGGAAACATGAAACACTTGCCTGGCCGAAGTACCAGACACGATTCCAGACGAAGTGGAAGGCTGCGGGTCAATCAAACCACTAGAATCCGTAGGACGAGCGGCCGAAACTGTCGAGGACGTAGTCGCCACATTCGTAGAATGGTAAGAATCTCGATGAAGCAAAGTATGATGCCTTCCTTGACACTTCTCACAACTGCGAGATGTAGCACAGTTGTTAACGTCATGTCTACGAGATAGACAATTGAAACAACAGCGGTACCGTTTCACAGCAGTCAACCGATCATTCACAGAAAGATTCCTAAATCTCGGACAAACACGAAGATGATGGCTTTGTCGTGGACAAAGAACACACATCTTATCGACGGAATCTCTAGAAGAATGAGAAGTGTATTGCGAATTACGCGACCTAGATGGCGAAGATTTCGGAGCTGCATTCGTAAAATGCGTTCGCAGTTTCCTGCCATCAGTTTTCTTCGAAGCATCGATACCCTTCAAATCGCGGAGACACGTGAGTGTCTGAATCCTTTCCGTAAGAAAACGATCCATGTCCACCCAAGACGACAACGCAGACTTATCACTTATACCCTGTTCCCACAAAGTAACACTAATCTTCGGTAGACGTTGCACacacaaatatatcaaaatcggaTCCCAATCGTTCGTAGGAACGTTATTCACAGCCATCGCCGAAATACATGCATTTATACCACGCTGCAAGTTCTTCAACCCAGAACTTGTCTCAGTGTCTAAGACCGGAAGGTCAAAAAGTAGTTTCAACTGATTGCTGACTAAAATTCTCAAGTTGTCATAAGTTTCCTTTAACGTCCTCCAAGCTAACTCGAAACTCCTATCAGTGAGAGGAAATCTTCTTACAACTTCACGGGCGTCGCCACTAGTCTTTTTGAGCAAATGACACAAGCGCTCAATATCACTCAGACgggaattttttacataaacagCAGTAAACAAATCCCTAAATGTTGGCCAAGACTGAAAGTCACCATCGAAAACCTCAATATCGCATGGTGGTAAAGCCAAACTATGGACCGCACCATGGTCAACACCTA
Encoded here:
- the LOC142240147 gene encoding uncharacterized protein LOC142240147, with product MPVNTFARFIRAADAVVKFGTRVSSLKEENLDVYSLRAQVEEAKSLWEKVKERYEECLDDLQEDSDKGKVESADGKYEATYDAYIRIVSSIERKIDGLKAVPRASTPIQQADVADISARSGNVDVSGNSLLLGVDHGAVHSLALPPCDIEVFDGDFQSWPTFRDLFTAVYVKNSRLSDIERLCHLLKKTSGDAREVVRRFPLTDRSFELAWRTLKETYDNLRILVSNQLKLLFDLPVLDTETSSGLKNLQRGINACISAMAVNNVPTNDWDPILIYLCVQRLPKISVTLWEQGISDKSALSSWVDMDRFLTERIQTLTCLRDLKGIDASKKTDGRKLRTHFTNAAPKSSPSRSRNSQYTSHSSRDSVDKMCVLCPRQSHHLRVCPRFRNLSVNDRLTAVKRYRCCFNCLSRRHDVNNCATSRSCEKCQGRHHTLLHRDSYHSTNVATTSSTVSAARPTDSSGLIDPQPSTSSGIVSGTSARQVFHVSQNRSVLLGTAMVNIVHQGMTYPARALIDPASEASFITEDMQKLLRISTTSAVSSISGVNQSVSITSRGICPLSIGSPIDESVLVEATALVLPKISGNLPSFQVGRNYMSRLPNLRLADPNLFDSRPVDLLLGADVYPRIILQGVRSGILGSLIAQQTVFGWLITGSIPTSNVTVFSTTVEFMEEDGLDKTLLRFWELEDLPRRAICSPADKFCEENFKNTTYRDSDGRYVVTLPIKPELKGQVLLGHSRTSCLKQFIRGEASLLRKPETKLMYDGVIKEYWDLQHMRPVSSTSPADQTVCYLPHHPVINPDKLTSKLRVVFNASHKTSNGKSLNDILYVGPTLQLELVHLILRWRFFRYVFNCDITQMYRQIRVNSAHTSLQRIVFRDSPQKDLQDYELQTVTFGVNCAPYLAIRTLLQLADDSEDDYPHAAHILRRCMYVDDVLTGYHDVDTAVESRDQLIRVLSSAKFELRKWTSNELAILESLSADHLVDAKLLEFVEASSSKPLGIRWNAQLDLFYFEMKPIERKSRFTKREVLSAIARLFDPVGWLGPVIIVAKIIMQQVWLDKIGWDESLPLQTERQWRKFVETYQDVNHVLIPRWVNYSTDCEVELHVFSDASEKAYAGVVYVRVVTPQGHIFTHLLSCKTKVAPIKSISLPRLELCGAVLASELYKSIARELDIEFRRVYCWTDSTIVRSWLRKTPSTWSTFVANRVCRIQENTGGQNWYHVRSEDNPADLGSRGVSPAELAVSSLWWHGPEWLCSDSSQWDINDFTPLETDVEVRAVRTHASFFTNYEDILERFSSLDRALRVIAYIFRFYHRTHYSHASRNVYHGTTLTATELKAVRLRLAVLSQRAHYPDEYYCLREKKPLGSRSSLLSLNPFLDEEGVMRLNGRLSRCPTLSYSERHPIIVPYNSRFARLLVKYVHDISIHGGNQLVLRLIRIEYWIPRLTSLIRSTINRCKRCLLDRKKSCTQIMAALPPERTVLTRPFTTTGVDFAGPFEIKSFIGRACKITKGYVCVFVCFSTKAIHLEATSDLSTTTFLAAFHRFISRRGCPKTIFSDNGTNFVGASREMEKDLRCVFKEGRDKVCSAYQFQQLSWQFIPAGAPHMGGLWEAAVKSFKTHFRKHASGFKFTFEEFSTVLSRIEACLNSRPLCPMSESSQELVALTPGHFLVGSPILAPPEQLEEESPLHLVHRFGKMKALSQQFCLRWKDEYLKGLQKRYKWKFPQRDIEVGDLVVIRDEQLPPTSWKLGRVDDVHPGSDGRVRVADVRTANGVVRRPVVKLVILTE